A region of the Campylobacter subantarcticus LMG 24377 genome:
TAGCGTCTAAGCATATAAAGTCTTTTAAGCATTTTTTTGCGAGCTGAAATTTTTTGTTTTTTGCGAATTTCAGTCATAGGCTCAAAAAATCTTCTAGCGCGAACTTCAGTAACAACTAGATTTCTATCTACTTGTTTTTTGAATTTTCTATACGCTTCATCAAAAGACTCATTAGGATGTACCTTAATTCCTGGCACGACCCTCACCACCTTTCTTTAATAAAATTAAAGAAGCGATTATACCATAAAATCACTTGAAAATAAAGTTTATTTTTGTAATAATTATATAAATAAAAATTAAATATAAAATTATAAACAACAACAAAGTTTGGTTTAATTTTTCTAGTACTACAATTAAAAAAACATTTTTTAAGGAAATATAATGAGTGCTTGTATCACAAACTATACCAAAAAAAGATATATTGCTTATATTATATCGATGGTTATTTTTATAGCCTTACCTTTTATCAAAATCAACGGCAATCATTTTTTCTTGCTAAGTTTTGACCATAAAAAACTTAATTTATTTTTTATCGCTTTTGATACCCAAGAACTTTACCTAATGCCTTTTGTTATTATAGGAATGTTTTTGACTATACTTTTTGTCACGACTTTAGCAGGAAGAATTTGGTGCGCTTGGACCTGTCCTCAAACCATAGCCAGAGTAATTTATAGGGAGCTGTTACAAACTAAAATTTTTAAAATTCACAAAAGTACCGCAAATAAACAAAAACAAGCCAATGGGTTTTTAATACAAAAAACCTTAAGTGTTGTGATTTTTTATCTTTTTTCTTTGTTAATGATGAGTGCGTTTTTGTGGTATTTTGTTCCACCTGAAGATTTCTTTGTTTATATCCAAAACCCTAGTGAGCATTTATTGCTTTTAGGAATTTTATTATGTGCTTCTTTGGCTTTTACCTTTGATATAGTGTATTTAGGGGAAAAATTTTGTGTTTATGTATGTCCTTATGCAAGAATTCAATCTGTAATGTTTGATAATAATACCGTTCAAGTAATATATGATGATAAAAGAGGAGGCATGATTTATGATGGACATACTAAACTTTATCAAAAACCGCCACAAGGTGAGTGCATAGGTTGTGATGCCTGTGTAAAAATTTGTCCTACTCATATAGATATAAGAGCTGGAATGCAACTTGAGTGTATTAATTGTCTTGAATGCGCTGATGCTTGCTCAAAAATTCAAGCTAAATTTGATCGCCCTAGTTTAATTAATTGGACTAGCGCAAAAGCTATTGAAACAAGAGAGAAGATAAAATATTTTAGATTTAGAACTATCGGATATTTAGTTGTTTTATGTGGTGTTTTTGCAGCTTTAGTTTTAATGGGAAGTAAAAAAGAAAATATGCTTTTAAATATCAATCGCTCTAGCGAGCTTTATCAAATCAGAAAAGCGCATGATAGCGAATTAATCATTACCAATGCTTATGTATTTTTATTCCAAAACACTGATAATAAAACTCATGAATATTATTTTGATGTGAAATTACAAGGCATTGATGATGGTTTAGAAATCATTAGACCTAAAAAATCTTTTAAATTAAAAGCCGGAGAAAAAGATAAACAAATAGTTGTATTAAAAGCTACTAAAAAACTAGCTGATAATGATAGAAAAGATACCGTAATACCTTTAGCAATAAAAGCTTATGCAATTGATGACAAAAATATCATAATCACAAGAGAAAGTAATTTTGTGTATCCTAAAAACTCAATGATAAAGCATAAAAAACATCAATGATAAAAAAACTTTCTTCAAAATCTCAAGCAAGACTTGAAAAAATCAAACAAATTGCTGCGGAGTCATTTTTAGAAAATGGCTACGAAGCAACTAATCTTAAGGATATTATCAAGCAAGCTGGCGGATCTTTTTCTTGTGTATATAAGCATTTTAAAAGCAAAGAAGGTTTATTTGAAGCAATTTTAAATGACTTTGCAGAGAATCACTTCTTGGCTATTTTGAAAAAAAATATGCAACTTTCACCCGATGCTAATTTAGAAGAATTTTTATATCAATTTGCTAAAGCTTATTTGGGGATTTTTAATGACGCTAAAACCATAGCCATAGTAAGACTTTTATATTCTGAAATTTACAATGAAAAATTTGATTTTGGAAAATGGTTTAAAGGGAGCAATAGAAAAGAAGTAGAATATATACTTCAAAAAAGATTTGAAGAAGAAAATGAAAATTTGGCCAAAAATGCTGAATTTTTAAGTTATACATTTTGTGCCATGCTTAGGGGAACTTTTTTTATGC
Encoded here:
- the rpsU gene encoding 30S ribosomal protein S21, whose protein sequence is MPGIKVHPNESFDEAYRKFKKQVDRNLVVTEVRARRFFEPMTEIRKKQKISARKKMLKRLYMLRRYESRL
- the ccoG gene encoding cytochrome c oxidase accessory protein CcoG, which translates into the protein MSACITNYTKKRYIAYIISMVIFIALPFIKINGNHFFLLSFDHKKLNLFFIAFDTQELYLMPFVIIGMFLTILFVTTLAGRIWCAWTCPQTIARVIYRELLQTKIFKIHKSTANKQKQANGFLIQKTLSVVIFYLFSLLMMSAFLWYFVPPEDFFVYIQNPSEHLLLLGILLCASLAFTFDIVYLGEKFCVYVCPYARIQSVMFDNNTVQVIYDDKRGGMIYDGHTKLYQKPPQGECIGCDACVKICPTHIDIRAGMQLECINCLECADACSKIQAKFDRPSLINWTSAKAIETREKIKYFRFRTIGYLVVLCGVFAALVLMGSKKENMLLNINRSSELYQIRKAHDSELIITNAYVFLFQNTDNKTHEYYFDVKLQGIDDGLEIIRPKKSFKLKAGEKDKQIVVLKATKKLADNDRKDTVIPLAIKAYAIDDKNIIITRESNFVYPKNSMIKHKKHQ
- a CDS encoding TetR/AcrR family transcriptional regulator — its product is MIKKLSSKSQARLEKIKQIAAESFLENGYEATNLKDIIKQAGGSFSCVYKHFKSKEGLFEAILNDFAENHFLAILKKNMQLSPDANLEEFLYQFAKAYLGIFNDAKTIAIVRLLYSEIYNEKFDFGKWFKGSNRKEVEYILQKRFEEENENLAKNAEFLSYTFCAMLRGTFFMQSTFENKVLMSKKEQLNHAKKVVNLFTQGIVNFN